A part of Candidatus Electrothrix aestuarii genomic DNA contains:
- a CDS encoding ATP-binding cassette domain-containing protein, with translation MLQLSSLLGGYGKDNRRFLIPQVLQSSMMDCGPAALKAMLGGFGVHVSYARLREACQTDVDGTSIDTLEDLAVQLGLDASQVILPADHLFLPEAEALPALAVMLQPNGFTHFIIIWRLHGPWAQILDPATGRHWIRTDLLKERLYLHQHTLQAAEWQEWAAGQDFCDPLLARLLTLCYDPVWAEARLQEALDEQMQSGKQLAALDAATRMASSLVQAGGIRKGDEASSLIERLLEQPEHIPQRYWSAFFSSDEQVIFQGALLLHAAGLVEEPEIDPVEVVEAEGQENLDGSERGPSGSVQTISSLDGESPEKKILHTLCQDNKFTPLLVISAILLAGFGTAMEVVVLRGLVEIGQQLHPGGQQGEAFMLVILFLLSLLLLEWPLHNVSLRLGRRFELRLRQRFLEKIPRLEDRYFRSRLTSDMVQRAYELRHLRIIPMVGMQALKILTEIICITVGLIILYPQGSLLILCSCLVIIALALVTQPLVQEQDMRFRTHIGGLSRFYLDALLGLLPLRSHSAVPALRSEHERLLANWAKAGQDFFVTYERMTALNVFFSTSLAILLLYSYTQSGGESSGTLILLYWMLTLPQLGRSLAELTQLYPSLRNRLLRLMEPLNTPDETYDWYQEGQEDQEHQEEEVDRGEKLKAEGGIAVQFDQVRVVQAGKTILRGISTQLAPGEQVALVGPSGAGKSTLIGLLLGWYRPELGGTVRVNSELLQGELLQALRRELVWVDPEVQLWNRTFQGNLNYGNNTVAPPTAELLSQAELLDVLSRLPDGEGTVLGENGGFLSGGEGQRVRLGRGLNREAPRLVLLDEPFRGLTREQRRNLLIKARLYWQGATLIFISHDVSESLDFDRVWMMKDGQLVEDGQPQELAACPDSAYAQLLQREKSLRRLIWDSTDWIRLRLEKGKLYPVKEQGDAP, from the coding sequence ATGTTGCAACTCTCTTCCCTTCTTGGCGGTTACGGTAAGGATAATCGACGCTTTCTGATACCGCAGGTTCTTCAGAGTTCGATGATGGACTGTGGCCCTGCTGCCTTAAAGGCCATGTTGGGAGGCTTCGGTGTTCATGTCAGTTACGCCAGGTTACGGGAGGCCTGCCAGACCGATGTGGACGGCACATCCATTGATACTCTGGAAGATTTGGCTGTCCAGTTAGGCCTGGATGCCAGCCAGGTGATCCTGCCGGCAGATCATCTTTTTTTGCCGGAAGCAGAGGCCCTGCCTGCCTTGGCTGTCATGCTGCAGCCCAATGGCTTTACTCATTTTATTATTATTTGGCGGCTGCATGGCCCTTGGGCTCAGATTCTTGATCCGGCCACAGGACGGCATTGGATACGGACTGATCTTCTCAAAGAACGTCTTTACCTACATCAGCATACCTTGCAAGCGGCTGAGTGGCAGGAATGGGCCGCTGGTCAGGACTTCTGTGATCCGCTGTTGGCCCGTCTTCTCACACTCTGCTATGATCCGGTTTGGGCAGAGGCCCGTCTTCAGGAGGCCTTGGATGAGCAGATGCAGAGCGGAAAACAACTTGCTGCTCTGGATGCAGCAACCCGCATGGCCTCTTCCCTGGTGCAGGCAGGGGGTATCCGTAAGGGAGACGAGGCAAGTAGTCTGATTGAGCGGCTTCTTGAGCAGCCGGAGCATATTCCCCAGCGTTACTGGTCTGCCTTTTTTTCATCGGATGAACAGGTCATTTTCCAGGGAGCCTTATTATTGCACGCCGCAGGCTTGGTTGAAGAACCGGAAATAGACCCCGTGGAAGTCGTAGAAGCCGAGGGGCAAGAAAACCTGGACGGTAGCGAAAGAGGGCCATCTGGATCAGTACAGACCATATCCTCCCTGGATGGAGAGAGCCCGGAGAAAAAGATCCTGCATACTCTTTGCCAGGATAATAAATTTACACCCTTACTTGTTATCAGCGCTATTCTCTTGGCCGGATTCGGCACAGCAATGGAGGTCGTGGTGCTGAGGGGGCTCGTGGAAATCGGCCAGCAACTGCATCCGGGCGGTCAGCAAGGAGAGGCCTTTATGCTGGTGATCCTCTTCCTGCTTTCCTTGCTGCTCCTGGAATGGCCCCTGCATAATGTTTCTCTACGTTTAGGGCGTCGTTTTGAATTGCGGCTACGGCAGCGTTTCCTGGAAAAAATACCTCGGCTGGAAGATCGTTATTTCCGTAGTCGGCTTACCTCGGATATGGTCCAGCGGGCCTATGAGCTGCGGCATTTGCGGATCATTCCAATGGTGGGTATGCAGGCGTTAAAAATACTCACTGAAATCATTTGTATTACGGTGGGCCTGATTATTCTCTACCCTCAGGGATCTCTGCTGATCCTCTGTAGTTGCCTGGTTATTATCGCCCTGGCCCTGGTAACCCAGCCCTTGGTGCAGGAGCAGGATATGCGTTTTCGGACTCATATCGGTGGGCTCAGTCGTTTTTATCTGGATGCCCTGTTGGGCCTCTTGCCTTTGCGGAGCCATAGCGCAGTCCCGGCTTTGCGCAGTGAGCATGAGCGGCTGTTGGCGAATTGGGCAAAAGCAGGGCAGGATTTTTTTGTTACCTATGAGCGTATGACTGCTCTGAATGTTTTTTTCAGCACCAGCCTGGCTATACTCCTCCTCTATTCCTATACCCAGTCAGGCGGTGAGAGTAGCGGCACGTTGATTTTGCTTTATTGGATGCTGACTTTGCCGCAGCTGGGGCGATCTTTGGCTGAGTTGACTCAACTGTATCCCTCGCTCCGTAATCGTCTATTGCGCCTGATGGAACCCCTGAATACGCCTGATGAAACCTATGATTGGTATCAAGAGGGGCAGGAGGATCAGGAACATCAGGAAGAAGAGGTGGATAGAGGAGAAAAGCTGAAGGCGGAAGGTGGCATAGCTGTGCAGTTTGATCAGGTCCGTGTTGTCCAGGCAGGGAAAACCATCCTTAGGGGGATAAGTACTCAGCTTGCTCCTGGAGAGCAGGTCGCCTTGGTTGGCCCATCCGGGGCAGGGAAATCTACTTTGATTGGCTTATTGCTGGGTTGGTATCGACCGGAACTTGGCGGTACTGTGCGGGTGAATAGTGAGCTCTTGCAGGGAGAGCTATTGCAGGCCCTGCGGCGAGAGTTGGTCTGGGTGGACCCTGAGGTGCAGCTTTGGAATCGCACCTTTCAGGGGAATCTGAATTATGGAAATAATACTGTGGCCCCGCCAACAGCAGAGCTGCTCAGTCAGGCTGAACTCCTGGATGTTTTATCCCGTCTGCCAGACGGCGAAGGAACTGTGCTGGGAGAAAACGGCGGGTTCCTCTCCGGCGGAGAAGGGCAGCGTGTTCGCCTGGGACGAGGATTAAATAGGGAGGCTCCACGCCTTGTTCTTCTGGATGAGCCCTTTCGGGGCCTGACTCGGGAGCAGCGACGGAATTTATTGATCAAAGCACGTTTGTACTGGCAGGGTGCTACCCTCATCTTTATTTCCCATGATGTGAGTGAGAGTTTGGATTTTGATAGGGTCTGGATGATGAAGGATGGTCAGTTGGTGGAAGATGGTCAGCCGCAAGAGTTGGCAGCCTGCCCTGATTCTGCCTATGCCCAGTTGTTACAAAGGGAGAAGTCCCTGCGTAGGCTGATTTGGGACAGTACGGATTGGATTCGTCTCCGTTTGGAAAAGGGGAAATTGTACCCGGTGAAAGAACAGGGCGATGCGCCCTGA
- a CDS encoding ABC transporter ATP-binding protein, with product MIATASSLPAEVIWPLTALHEALPLLAGKSSLLSRGAGKGAQVTPLTEEVDTPEFLAAWLENTAQQLGLEAVATETNYAELDTMLAQVGPALIPLPKELDKPASFVLLLSGGRKTLRLLKHDGGDRLPVDRLRDILTKELEAPLLPTLDALLEQVDIREEQQGRVRKSLLREYLAPERVGSCWMLRLPPSASFIHQLRRVGFSRKLGGLVSLTLLGRLLILLASFLIGKTIIQGSIESSDFQLWSLLLLTIIPVQLAGMQIKDRLSLHFGVLLRSRLLHGILQLRPEEVQHKGSGYFVGTVQEIEQLEAMGMSTAFLSVTSLLEIVLATGVLMLGAGGLLHGLLLLGWTGAILLLGRVYYQRMRDWLVHSRAMTCDLVERMVGHRTRLAQERPEELHALEDQLLSHYAVLSERLDSMEVLLKGAAGRRGWLPVSLLGTTALFFNGTTGVDMLAVSLGGTLLAALALDQLVYSIYQFLKTLMSWEQVYPLYQAASRERVRKMPQFVSPLVLQRNRELYPVIQAEKLSFSYASSREGTGRAKGAQRLLDQCDLTVRTGEHVLLEGASGCGKSTLAALLSGLQQPDSGSLRVLGFSSASLGEEAWRKRVVIAPQFHQNYILTETLAFNLLMGRGWPPSAHDLQEAEEICRELGLGELLQAMPSGLQQMVGEGGWRLSHGERSRLFIARTLLQQADVIILDESFAALDPETLNTALTCVLGRARSLLLIAHP from the coding sequence ATGATTGCGACAGCTTCCTCCTTACCAGCTGAGGTCATCTGGCCCCTGACAGCCTTGCATGAGGCCCTGCCTCTTTTGGCAGGGAAGTCCTCCTTGCTCTCCCGTGGTGCTGGAAAAGGAGCGCAGGTGACACCACTGACTGAGGAGGTGGATACCCCTGAGTTTCTCGCTGCCTGGTTGGAAAATACAGCCCAACAATTGGGTTTGGAAGCAGTGGCAACTGAGACCAACTACGCAGAGCTGGACACCATGCTTGCACAGGTTGGCCCGGCCCTGATTCCTCTCCCAAAGGAGCTCGATAAACCTGCTTCCTTTGTTTTGCTGCTCTCTGGGGGACGGAAAACCTTGCGTCTCCTGAAACATGATGGGGGGGATCGGCTGCCCGTGGATCGACTGCGGGATATCTTGACCAAGGAGCTGGAAGCCCCGCTCTTGCCGACCCTTGATGCGCTCTTGGAACAGGTGGATATTCGCGAGGAACAGCAGGGTCGGGTGCGCAAGTCCCTGCTGCGCGAATACCTTGCCCCTGAAAGGGTGGGTAGCTGTTGGATGTTGCGTTTGCCGCCAAGTGCCTCCTTTATCCATCAGCTCCGGCGGGTTGGTTTTTCCCGGAAGCTTGGTGGACTGGTTAGCCTTACCCTGCTTGGCCGTCTGCTTATTTTACTTGCCTCGTTTTTGATCGGGAAAACGATCATACAGGGAAGTATTGAATCCAGTGATTTTCAGCTCTGGTCGCTTCTGCTGCTGACGATTATTCCAGTACAGCTGGCAGGCATGCAGATCAAGGATCGTTTGTCTCTGCACTTTGGCGTTCTCTTGCGCAGCCGTCTCTTGCATGGCATTCTGCAATTGCGGCCGGAAGAGGTACAGCATAAGGGGAGCGGTTATTTTGTCGGGACCGTGCAGGAGATCGAACAGCTGGAAGCTATGGGGATGAGTACGGCTTTCCTGTCCGTCACCTCGCTGCTTGAAATTGTGCTTGCAACTGGCGTGCTGATGTTGGGCGCTGGGGGACTGTTGCACGGCCTGCTTCTGCTGGGGTGGACCGGAGCTATCCTTCTGCTTGGTCGGGTCTATTATCAGAGGATGCGGGATTGGTTGGTTCATTCCCGAGCCATGACCTGTGATCTGGTCGAGCGCATGGTGGGGCATCGAACCCGTCTGGCCCAGGAAAGGCCTGAAGAGCTTCATGCCCTGGAAGATCAGCTCCTTAGTCATTATGCGGTCTTGTCAGAACGGCTGGACAGTATGGAGGTGCTGCTGAAGGGGGCTGCCGGTCGGCGTGGCTGGTTGCCGGTAAGTTTGCTTGGAACCACGGCTTTGTTTTTTAATGGCACAACCGGGGTGGATATGCTGGCTGTCAGTCTGGGTGGGACCCTGCTGGCGGCCTTGGCACTGGATCAGCTGGTCTATAGTATCTATCAGTTCCTCAAAACCCTGATGAGCTGGGAGCAGGTGTATCCCCTGTACCAGGCAGCCAGCCGCGAACGTGTGCGAAAAATGCCGCAATTTGTTTCGCCTTTGGTCTTGCAGCGGAATAGGGAGTTATACCCTGTCATTCAGGCAGAGAAGCTCAGTTTTTCTTATGCCTCTTCCAGAGAAGGTACAGGACGTGCAAAAGGTGCTCAGAGGCTGCTGGATCAATGTGATCTGACTGTACGGACAGGGGAGCATGTTTTACTGGAGGGTGCCTCCGGCTGTGGAAAGTCCACCCTGGCTGCTTTGCTCAGTGGTTTGCAGCAGCCGGATTCCGGTTCTCTCCGTGTCCTTGGTTTTTCCTCAGCAAGTCTGGGAGAAGAGGCCTGGCGTAAGCGGGTGGTTATTGCACCCCAGTTTCATCAGAATTATATTCTCACAGAGACCCTTGCTTTTAATCTTCTCATGGGTAGAGGTTGGCCTCCATCAGCCCATGATTTACAGGAAGCAGAGGAGATTTGCCGGGAATTGGGGCTGGGAGAATTGCTCCAGGCCATGCCCTCGGGCTTGCAACAGATGGTAGGAGAAGGGGGCTGGCGTTTATCGCACGGCGAGCGAAGTCGCCTATTTATTGCCCGCACCTTGCTCCAACAAGCAGATGTAATTATTCTGGACGAGAGCTTTGCCGCCCTTGATCCGGAAACCCTGAATACAGCCTTGACCTGTGTCCTGGGTCGGGCAAGATCCTTGCTTCTTATTGCTCATCCTTAA
- a CDS encoding prohibitin family protein encodes MFFKKKSHQSQRKATWWQRLCFSCRNKWPYWLLLSIGLGLLFFVFWKRIVIWIDTGEGGVLYRPLQGGTVTDQVFTEGVHLLMPYNRMTHYNTRIQIIRHEFDVLTNRGLPVNLKIAVRYRPIFELLGVLHQRVGPDYPNKIILPQIESVLRKGLGTHSPEEIYTNKNLLLTGLVRRAIEEIGRKFVIVDDIIIREVKLPPGVKKAIEDKLVEEQRFLSYNFRLQAEKQEAERKRIESGGIRDYAENIAATMSEKVLRWHGVQATLKLAESPNAKVVVIGGGKDGLPLVLNAGEWPGAGAASAEMTEKSSGAEEEQAKATNLARPAQANAAQPSVNRPETEQKAAQPLFPLPQNGN; translated from the coding sequence ATGTTTTTCAAGAAGAAATCACATCAATCGCAAAGGAAAGCCACTTGGTGGCAACGTCTGTGCTTTTCCTGTCGGAATAAATGGCCCTATTGGCTTTTGCTGAGTATTGGCCTGGGCTTGTTATTTTTCGTCTTTTGGAAACGCATCGTCATCTGGATTGATACCGGCGAGGGCGGGGTACTTTATCGTCCCTTACAGGGTGGAACCGTGACCGATCAGGTCTTCACTGAGGGGGTACATCTGCTCATGCCGTATAATCGCATGACCCATTATAACACAAGGATCCAGATCATCCGCCATGAGTTCGATGTCCTGACCAATCGCGGCCTTCCGGTTAATTTAAAGATTGCTGTGCGCTATCGGCCTATTTTTGAATTACTGGGCGTGCTGCACCAGCGGGTTGGTCCCGATTATCCCAATAAAATAATCCTCCCTCAGATTGAATCGGTTCTGCGAAAGGGCTTAGGTACCCATTCGCCGGAAGAGATCTATACCAATAAGAATCTCTTACTCACCGGTCTGGTTCGGCGGGCTATTGAGGAGATTGGGCGTAAATTCGTTATTGTTGATGATATCATTATCCGGGAAGTCAAACTCCCTCCGGGAGTGAAAAAAGCTATTGAGGATAAGCTTGTGGAAGAACAGCGCTTTCTTTCCTATAATTTTCGTTTGCAGGCGGAGAAGCAAGAGGCGGAACGGAAACGGATTGAGTCTGGTGGTATTCGCGATTATGCGGAAAATATCGCGGCAACCATGAGTGAAAAGGTCCTGCGTTGGCATGGTGTGCAGGCAACTTTGAAGCTGGCTGAGTCACCTAATGCCAAGGTGGTGGTGATTGGTGGCGGCAAAGATGGTTTGCCGCTGGTGCTTAATGCCGGAGAATGGCCCGGAGCAGGTGCAGCATCAGCTGAGATGACAGAGAAGTCATCAGGAGCAGAGGAAGAGCAGGCAAAAGCAACAAACCTGGCCCGCCCTGCACAGGCGAATGCAGCGCAACCTTCTGTTAACAGACCTGAAACCGAGCAAAAGGCAGCTCAGCCTCTTTTTCCTCTCCCTCAGAACGGAAATTGA
- a CDS encoding two-component regulator propeller domain-containing protein: MMKLITFFVLVVSSVGFFLLSGSLHAQSLNPNIHISQYLHKSFVRDDRIKSVLDITQDDDGFLWLATYTGLVRFDGEEFVHYSRLNREDFSASAVRSLLKDRKGRLWIGTNDNGLFYYENGQFTGFTVQDGLPSNSVRILFEDRDGGLWVGTTSGLAYFDGTDFHLFSSLDVSGSTLVNFICQDEDGVIWVGMKQACAVYFLDKETKKFIPYSGSLLEVIRNAVLEFMIKDREQGGLWAITADKLIYVKDHEILQVYDLNQEIKYSRKVSNSKVYQDNNGALWLTGDSGLTRFYKGKFDFFTNTDGLSDDIVFTAYQDQEGNLWVGTRPGIDQFSETKFLSYSSSEGMLGDTVNAVLEDRPGEFLVATNQGLSVIHPLLNTVEKFSEQRLRTRIRHLYKDSLDRVWVSTYGNGLLVLKDREIIQQFTVQNGLAANSVRLVLEDRQHNIWVGTTSGLSVINPQGKITNYTTSTTAELSNGFILSLYEDQQGRLWIGTDGGGIYIYEKGRIIKRYSRKDQLSGNVIFRFYQDSQEGGIWVTSNNGISILREDKVYTITSRQGLLADSVFEIAADTKDRLWMTSNLGIFYVHRKDFEDVLEGKADSFPITVFDKHSGFKENPTATAWMATDADGKMWIPTHGGVAVVDPDNIPINEISPKTIILSSNINTVGKKKADGVLYIPPGVTRVNFYFAVLSFVSPEKNLLQFKLDGFDKDWSEPSKKREVSYTNLPPGAYSFKVKGMNNDGVSSSDEAVLRFYRTPYYYETSWFRFLVIIFSVILVALAGFLLYRHRVKRLNEELKRKKLQLELERKSTEMERLAKENEIRLSEAYSRFVPHIFFNFLGKDSVLDVGLGDQVEKELTVLFADIRDFTTLSENHSPKETFDFINSYLSQMGPIVYASEGFVDKYIGDAIMALFPSAQQALYAAIQMNLSLLNERTQGRIKNHQMPVRIGIGINTGNLMLGTVGQKNRMDGTVISDAVNLAARLESLTSYYGVNILLSEETYRGLAHPEQYQVRLLDNVTVKGKKKSVRIFEALDGLPEPVRAAKIRSAPVFEEAICHYCAGNLVRAQEIFRECLQKCPEDKTSDIYLQRCAHYLDVGIEKDWDGVSSFKFK, from the coding sequence ATGATGAAATTGATAACGTTTTTTGTTCTTGTTGTCAGCTCTGTTGGTTTCTTTTTGCTGTCAGGCAGCCTCCATGCTCAATCACTTAATCCTAATATTCACATATCCCAATACCTGCATAAATCCTTTGTCCGTGATGATAGGATAAAGAGTGTGCTGGACATCACCCAGGATGATGACGGATTCCTCTGGCTGGCAACCTATACAGGGCTTGTCAGGTTTGATGGTGAGGAATTTGTCCATTATAGCCGTCTGAACCGAGAAGACTTTTCTGCTTCGGCTGTGCGGAGCCTGCTCAAGGACCGCAAGGGGCGTCTCTGGATTGGCACCAATGATAACGGGCTCTTTTATTATGAAAATGGTCAGTTCACAGGCTTTACTGTGCAGGATGGTTTGCCGAGCAACTCGGTGAGGATCTTGTTTGAAGACAGGGATGGGGGGCTATGGGTCGGAACGACCTCCGGGCTTGCTTATTTCGACGGTACAGATTTTCATCTTTTCTCTTCTCTGGATGTATCCGGGAGCACGCTGGTTAACTTTATCTGCCAGGATGAAGACGGCGTTATTTGGGTCGGCATGAAGCAGGCCTGCGCTGTGTACTTTCTTGATAAAGAAACAAAAAAGTTTATTCCATATAGCGGTAGCTTGCTTGAGGTTATCCGAAATGCAGTTCTTGAATTTATGATCAAGGACAGAGAACAGGGCGGCCTTTGGGCTATTACCGCAGATAAACTTATCTATGTCAAAGATCATGAAATCTTACAGGTCTATGACCTAAATCAGGAAATAAAATATTCAAGGAAGGTGAGTAATTCCAAAGTGTACCAGGATAATAACGGAGCACTTTGGCTGACAGGAGACAGCGGCCTGACTCGTTTTTATAAGGGAAAGTTTGATTTTTTCACCAATACCGACGGGCTGAGCGATGATATCGTGTTCACAGCCTATCAGGATCAAGAGGGCAATCTTTGGGTGGGAACCCGCCCTGGTATTGACCAGTTTTCTGAGACAAAATTTTTAAGCTACAGCTCATCAGAAGGGATGCTGGGGGATACGGTTAATGCGGTCCTGGAAGACAGGCCCGGAGAGTTTCTTGTTGCCACCAACCAGGGATTGAGCGTGATACATCCACTGCTGAATACGGTGGAAAAGTTTTCGGAACAGCGTTTGCGAACAAGGATACGGCATCTCTATAAGGACAGTTTAGACAGGGTCTGGGTGAGTACCTATGGAAACGGTTTGCTGGTGCTGAAAGATCGGGAGATCATACAGCAGTTCACGGTGCAGAATGGGCTTGCTGCCAATAGTGTCCGATTAGTTCTGGAAGACAGGCAGCATAATATTTGGGTAGGGACGACCTCAGGTCTCAGCGTTATCAATCCGCAGGGGAAAATCACCAATTATACAACCAGTACCACTGCCGAACTCAGTAATGGTTTTATCTTGAGTTTGTATGAAGATCAGCAAGGACGTCTTTGGATAGGGACTGACGGCGGAGGTATTTATATTTATGAAAAAGGGCGGATTATTAAGAGGTATTCGCGAAAAGATCAGCTGTCTGGAAATGTCATCTTCAGGTTCTATCAGGACTCGCAGGAAGGAGGGATATGGGTAACCTCCAATAATGGGATTTCTATCCTCAGAGAGGATAAGGTATATACCATTACTTCCAGGCAGGGATTACTGGCTGACAGCGTTTTTGAGATTGCAGCAGACACAAAGGACAGGCTGTGGATGACAAGTAATCTCGGTATCTTTTATGTCCACCGGAAGGATTTTGAAGATGTTCTTGAAGGGAAAGCGGATAGTTTTCCTATTACGGTCTTTGATAAGCATTCAGGCTTTAAGGAAAATCCTACAGCAACCGCTTGGATGGCAACGGATGCTGACGGTAAAATGTGGATTCCCACCCACGGCGGAGTGGCTGTGGTTGATCCTGATAATATTCCCATTAACGAGATCTCACCGAAAACGATTATTCTTTCTTCCAATATTAATACGGTTGGCAAGAAAAAAGCCGATGGCGTGTTGTATATTCCGCCTGGTGTTACCAGGGTGAATTTTTATTTTGCAGTGCTGAGCTTTGTTTCTCCTGAAAAGAATCTCTTGCAATTCAAGTTGGACGGATTTGATAAGGACTGGTCAGAACCGAGTAAGAAGCGAGAGGTCTCATATACTAATCTGCCCCCTGGTGCTTATTCTTTTAAAGTCAAAGGAATGAATAATGACGGAGTTTCGTCCTCTGATGAAGCTGTCCTTCGTTTTTACAGGACACCTTATTATTACGAAACCTCCTGGTTTCGTTTTTTGGTAATAATTTTCAGCGTTATTCTGGTGGCCTTGGCAGGATTCCTCCTTTACCGGCATCGTGTGAAGAGGTTGAATGAAGAGCTCAAACGGAAAAAACTCCAGCTGGAATTGGAACGAAAGTCCACTGAGATGGAAAGGCTTGCCAAGGAGAATGAAATCCGACTGTCCGAGGCCTATAGTCGCTTTGTGCCGCATATCTTTTTCAACTTTTTAGGGAAGGATAGTGTTCTTGATGTTGGACTGGGCGACCAGGTGGAGAAAGAACTGACTGTCCTGTTTGCTGATATTAGAGATTTTACTACATTATCAGAAAATCATTCTCCTAAGGAGACCTTTGATTTTATTAATTCTTATTTGAGTCAAATGGGGCCTATTGTTTATGCCTCAGAGGGCTTTGTTGATAAATATATAGGCGATGCTATTATGGCCCTGTTTCCTTCTGCCCAGCAGGCCTTGTACGCTGCTATTCAGATGAACTTGAGTCTGTTGAACGAGAGGACCCAGGGCCGAATAAAGAATCATCAGATGCCGGTCAGGATCGGGATAGGGATTAACACCGGCAATTTAATGCTTGGTACTGTGGGGCAAAAGAATCGGATGGACGGAACCGTCATCAGTGATGCCGTGAACTTAGCTGCCCGGCTTGAAAGCCTGACCAGTTATTATGGTGTCAATATCCTTTTATCCGAGGAAACCTATCGTGGTCTTGCTCATCCTGAACAATACCAGGTCAGGTTACTGGATAATGTCACTGTGAAGGGGAAGAAGAAGTCGGTCAGAATTTTTGAGGCGTTAGACGGTCTTCCTGAGCCGGTACGGGCAGCAAAAATACGGTCAGCGCCAGTTTTTGAAGAAGCCATTTGCCATTATTGCGCTGGGAATCTGGTCCGGGCACAGGAAATATTCCGGGAATGTTTGCAGAAATGCCCTGAGGATAAGACCTCTGATATCTATCTTCAGCGCTGTGCCCATTATTTAGATGTGGGTATAGAAAAAGACTGGGACGGTGTGAGTAGTTTCAAGTTTAAGTGA
- a CDS encoding IS5 family transposase, which translates to MERASYSTDLTDIQFEIINKFLPSPSKTGRPRSYALREILNAIFYLVHTGCQWREIPHDFPKWTSVYYYFRKWKRDGTWFLVKQAIHTDLREEQGKNAEPSAVMIDSQSVKTAQMAETRGFDGNKKVKGRKRHVISDTLGFPLIVKVHDANLSDGKQSISIFQTLFLWFASIKMVWADAAYRGDLADYLWCAFQCRLEIAPTLKTKGFQVVPKRWIIERTFGWFQWDRRLMIDYERQAQSAETMVYIASIRKMLNRYK; encoded by the coding sequence ATGGAACGAGCTAGCTACAGTACAGATCTCACTGATATACAATTTGAAATTATTAATAAATTTCTCCCCTCTCCTTCAAAAACCGGCAGGCCAAGATCTTATGCTCTCAGAGAGATTCTCAACGCAATTTTTTACTTGGTTCACACTGGGTGTCAATGGCGAGAAATTCCGCATGATTTCCCAAAGTGGACCAGCGTTTACTATTACTTTCGTAAATGGAAGCGGGATGGAACCTGGTTTCTCGTCAAGCAGGCAATTCACACGGACCTGCGAGAGGAACAAGGGAAAAACGCTGAGCCTTCTGCGGTTATGATTGATAGTCAATCCGTCAAAACTGCACAGATGGCTGAGACCCGAGGCTTTGACGGCAATAAGAAAGTAAAAGGACGAAAACGCCATGTAATTTCGGATACCCTTGGTTTTCCGCTAATTGTCAAAGTTCATGATGCCAACCTGTCAGATGGAAAGCAGTCTATCTCTATCTTTCAAACTCTTTTTTTGTGGTTTGCTTCCATTAAAATGGTTTGGGCCGATGCCGCTTATCGAGGCGATTTGGCCGACTATTTATGGTGCGCCTTTCAGTGCCGGTTGGAAATCGCTCCCACCTTGAAGACTAAAGGGTTTCAAGTGGTGCCGAAACGCTGGATTATTGAAAGGACCTTCGGCTGGTTCCAATGGGATCGAAGACTGATGATCGACTACGAGCGACAGGCGCAATCAGCCGAAACTATGGTTTACATAGCATCAATCAGGAAGATGCTAAATAGGTATAAATAG